Proteins encoded in a region of the Desulfitibacter sp. BRH_c19 genome:
- a CDS encoding dimethylamine methyltransferase, which translates to MHATHALASGMGGIRTAGDLVGRMQLNKGMRLSEAKKYVADKLGVSVFDLHDEIAMTELRKDLDIGNVYMGYDAPARGIEAKFNIARLLDIDINCVNRFKAKTKIG; encoded by the coding sequence ATGCATGCAACACATGCTCTAGCGTCTGGGATGGGCGGAATTCGAACTGCTGGAGATCTAGTAGGACGGATGCAGCTAAATAAAGGAATGCGCTTGAGTGAAGCTAAAAAGTATGTCGCAGATAAACTAGGGGTTTCTGTCTTTGACCTGCACGATGAAATAGCTATGACTGAATTAAGAAAAGACTTGGACATAGGCAATGTATATATGGGTTATGATGCACCAGCAAGGGGTATTGAAGCTAAATTCAATATAGCAAGGCTCCTCGATATAGACATTAATTGTGTCAATCGCTTTAAAGCTAAAACGAAGATTGGTTAA